Genomic segment of Panicum virgatum strain AP13 chromosome 9N, P.virgatum_v5, whole genome shotgun sequence:
TGACCATATGTAAACAGATCCATCAGAAGAACCAGCAGCAATGCAATTTTCATCAGGGCTTATACAGGGTTTGCCAAAGCTGCCCGCCACTCTGTTACCGGTGGCCCTGAATGTTCCACAAACCTCCAATGTTCTAACATCAAAAAGGTTGTGCACGTTCTCTCTCCCACTTGTAAGAATAAATTTTTTGCTCCGTGACACGCAGACCGAGGTGACATCAAGATGAGCAGCTATCTGTGTAGTGCATTTCCCACTACGGATGTCCCATAGCCGAAGATTTCCATCCCTATGACCCGAGCAAATGATGTCACCATCAATGAAAGCTAGCGAGTTGGGGTTGCTTGCTGACATTATGGTGCTTTTGCAGAAACCTGTCTGGAGATCCCAAATCTTGATAGTACGATCGTTGGATGAACTCGCAACAACAAAGCTCTTCACCCAGCTTGCATCAACGGAAGAAACATTTTTCGTGTGACCAGTCAGAGTGTGATGAGGACGCCCCCCATTGACTTCCCAAACAAACAGCTTATTGGAGCTACAGGCAGCAACCACGAACTTGTTATCGTTGGTCACAGCAAGATCATTAACAGAGCCCAAGACACCATGTAGAGTGGAGGTCAAGGCACCAGTATATGCACCCCATATCTTAACAGTTTGATCCTGACCGCCACTAATTAGCTTGTCTGAGTTATGCTCAAACATCAAAGATCCACATCCACCATCATGAGCACGAATAGTGATTGTGCATGTTGATGGGATTGGTGTTTCCATATAACCAGCTTCAGAACGCCGTATGATGCCATCAGCTTCTTGCTGTGCATTGTGTTGTATACCACCAACTCCGGCTGTCTTTAGCTTCAGAACCATCTCCTCGTACATCGCATTGGCCTAGATAATTATTTTACAACTGTCAAAGCAGTAACTTACACATGCTAGTGCTATGTGTACAGTCTTAAAATGATGAGGGGCAGATATTTCAAGACTGCTGTAAGGTGGTCACTTTTAAGGATGATGCTTCCAGTCAAGGCAAAATTATTGAACTAAACTCAAAAAATTCTACCGAGAGAAATATTGTGCTTGCAGTTGCAGCATTATGGTATAGGAAACATGCTTGTTTTGCCATAATCTCTGATTCTCCATTGGTTACTACAGGATTATTGCAACTATGTATTACTAATAGCTAAAACGAATTTCTCTATCATATCAGTCTCAGTTGCTCAGTCGGCAAGCCACAAGcataaaaggaaaataaagtACCTCGTTGAGCTTCTCGGCATCCTTCATCTTCTCTAGCATCCATCTATCAATCAAACTCTGGTTCTCATCCTCTGCAGCTTTAAGTTTTGTTAATGCCTGCTCAAGTTCGGCTTTAACTGCCTGGTGCTCCTGAATAAGAAGATCTAAGGCTTTTGTTTTTTCGTCAATTGATTGCTTTAGCTGCACGTTCTCTTCGCTGCAAAAAAGCTTTGCACAAGCACTGAGTCCCATGTTCTCCAACTCTGAGCAAACTTAGAAAAAATGAATCACATTTAATACCTTGTCTTCTCAAGTTCAGCCTGCAAACTTGTAACCGTTGCTTCCTTCTCTTTGAGCAGCGCTTTTGATGCTTTACCCTCTTCTATTTCGGTTACAAGCTGCTCAGACAGCCGGGATTGCGCTTTGTAGCACTGCTGCAGTTCCAACTCGTGCTTCTCAGCCTTCTCCTTCCACTCCAAAGCCTACAAGGAATTAACAAAACTACCTTTTCTTCAGTAAATACCTAAAGACATCCTGCAAAattcttccaaaaaaaaactggGACGTTCCGGCGAGACAGACATTTGAATTCAGTAGGCTCAGCAATACCATCAGTAAAATACATTTGATTGCATACTCCAATGTTCGATCAAACAAGGAAGGAGTAAAGTGTAATTATATTGGGAAAAGAAGGGAGAGGAGAATATGAGATCGGCCTTACGTGGGCGGCGAAGGGACGGGTGAGCGCCTCGATGGCCGGTCTGTGCGCCCCTTCCTCAGCGAGGTGCCTCCGTTTCAGCGAGCGCAAGGCACGCCGGATCGCCGCCCTGCCAGCCTCGGCCTCCGCCATCGTCCTGCGCACACGGATACAACAGCAAAACCGCTCCCCCGTTGTCAGGCAAACATCAATCAAAGAAGAAACCGAGCTACCCTCCAAGTTGAAGGTTTCCTCACATTCTCGCGCGGATTTCGGCGGCAGAGGGggcaggaggaggccgcgcgTCCGGTGGCTTCAGTTCTCGGCAAGGGCGGCTCGGTTCTTCGGGCTTCGTTGGAAAAACTTACTAAGGGGAGAGGAAGACGAcgacggagagagagagaggaaagcgAAAACGGCGTCTGGGCCGCGAGCTGGACTCGGACTCGCTGGGTAGCGTGGGCGGGCCCAAGAAACGTTGGGCTTTGACTGACAGTAAACGGGACCACGGGCTTAGGATCAAGCCCAATATATGAACTGGGCTGGGGAGACAATGGAATATTCTGGGTTTGGCGGCCACGCATGGTTTTCGTCTCcgcttcctccgccgcggcctcgcttTCCAGCGAAagcctcggccgccgcctcctccaccctcACGGACTCCACGGCCCCCACGGCCGCACCCTACGAGCGCATTGGTTGGTTGTTTCCTCCCCTGCCGCCCTGCGCTATCAAGCTGGTccgggcgcctcgccgccgtcgagtcGTGCTGTGCCGCAGAGGAAAGTgagggagagggggaaagatAAAACAAATAGAGTTAAATACACCcgcggccctcgaacttgtcctgatgtgccacttaggtccaccaactcgcaaaatcgaaatctggcaCCCTGAATTTGTTATGCTGTGCCACTTTGGTCTATACCCCTTGATATGGCACCACGTGCCatgaatatataaaaaaaacccCTCCAAAGTTGTTATCTTCTCCCTTCACGGCCTTCCCTCCCATtctatctctttctctctccccatgcctcccctgcttcctctGCAGTGCGTGGAGCTCactgccgccccctgcctccTCGCCTTCCACTAGAGCTCGCGGCCACCACGGGCGCCGCCTCCCCCTAGAGCTCGTGGATGCCGCACCTGGCTCGCCGCTAGGCCGGGGGCGGACCGGCATGCAGAGCTCGCTCGTGCCCGCCCGCAGTGGCAGAGGGCCTGTCGGAGGGTGCGTCGGCTTGCTCGCCCACGGCGGCGGAGCCCTCGGGGGAGAAAGCCACGGCGTGCTCGCCCGCGGCCGCGGAGCGCCCGGCGGAGCGCGCGGAGAACGCCGTGGCCTTCTCGCGTGCTCGCCCCCGGGCGAGCTTGTGCTGACGTGCTTGCCTCGCCCGCGTCGGGAGGGCCCGACGGAGGGAGCGTCGGCGTGCTCGCCCATGGGGCCGGAGCGCCCGGCCGAGCTCGTATC
This window contains:
- the LOC120690128 gene encoding autophagy-related protein 16-like, encoding MTMAEAEAGRAAIRRALRSLKRRHLAEEGAHRPAIEALTRPFAAHALEWKEKAEKHELELQQCYKAQSRLSEQLVTEIEEGKASKALLKEKEATVTSLQAELEKTSEENVQLKQSIDEKTKALDLLIQEHQAVKAELEQALTKLKAAEDENQSLIDRWMLEKMKDAEKLNEANAMYEEMVLKLKTAGVGGIQHNAQQEADGIIRRSEAGYMETPIPSTCTITIRAHDGGCGSLMFEHNSDKLISGGQDQTVKIWGAYTGALTSTLHGVLGSVNDLAVTNDNKFVVAACSSNKLFVWEVNGGRPHHTLTGHTKNVSSVDASWVKSFVVASSSNDRTIKIWDLQTGFCKSTIMSASNPNSLAFIDGDIICSGHRDGNLRLWDIRSGKCTTQIAAHLDVTSVCVSRSKKFILTSGRENVHNLFDVRTLEVCGTFRATGNRVAGSFGKPCISPDENCIAAGSSDGSVYIWSRLKNEVPTILEGHSSPVLASAWCGLGPLATSDRNHIYIWS